In Methanocaldococcus sp. FS406-22, the genomic stretch GATGTTGTTGTTACAATCTGCGGTTTCTTTAGAGAGATGTTCCCAAATGTTATGGACTTGCTTGATAAGGCATTTAGAATGGTTGCTGAATTAGATGAGCCAGATGATATGAATTTTGTTAAAAAACATGTAAAAGATATGGCCAATTATGGAGATTTAGCTAAAGCAAGGATTTTCGGCCCAACAGCAACAGAATACAACACAAGGGTTTTAGAACTTGTTGAGGACAGTGCTTGGAATGATGAGAAAGATTTGGCTGAAGCTTATGTATCATCAATGTGCTATGCATACACAAAGGGGTATTATTCAAAAGAGGCGAGAGGAGTTTTTGAAAATTTATTGAAGAGTGTTGAGCTTGTCTCACAAGTTAGGGACTGCCATGACTATGAGATAACTGACTTAGATCACTACTATGAGTTCTTTGGAGGCTTATCAAAATCAGTAGAGATTTTGAGAGGAAAGAAGCCAGAGATGCTCATAGCAGATACTACAAAGGAAGTTGTGAAGGTTGAGAGTATCAAAGATTCAATAGAAAGGGGGACTATAACAAGAACCTTAAATCCAAAGTGGATTAATGAGATGTTAAAGCATGATTTCCATGGAGCCCAAAAGATTGCTGAAAGGATAGAAAACCTCCTTGGATTGGCAGCAACAACTAATGCCGTTGAAAATTGGATTTGGGACAGAGTTGCTGAAAGACTGGTTTTTAATGGAGAAATTTTTGAGAGATTGAGAGAAAACAACATCTATGCAACTAAGGAAATTCTTGAAAGACTTATAGAGGCAGAGAGAAGAGGGTATTGGAAGACAGATAAGGAAGTGATTGATAAAATAATTAGAAAGTATCTTGAGTTAGAGGGGATGTTGGAGGAGGACATATAATAATTTAATTATCTTTATATATTTAGATAAATAAATTTTAGTAATCTATTTTATAGCAATATTATCAAAAAATATAAATACACATTTGGGGGAAATTTATATGTGCGTAATTCATGCACACATTAGTAAGTTTTATATATAGTTAGGTTAAATAGCATTAAAGTGTGAGTGATACAATCACACATTTCAGGTGAAAAAATGTACGAGTGGAAGTTAAATGAGATAGTCGATAGCGGAATATGTGCAAGATGTGGGACCTGTACAATAGTATGTCCTAATAGTATATTAACTTTTGATGAGAGACCTAAATTAATAGAAGAATGTTTAAGAAAAGGTCATGGAATGTGTTATGATGTTTGTCCAAGAGTTTCATCAGGAAAATATCAAATAAAAATAAGAGAGAAGTTTAAAGAAGAATATTACTATGGAAAAAGTGATATTGAAGGGCAAGATGGGGGAGTTGTAACTGCATTCCTAAAATACTTATTAGAAAATGGAAAAATTGACGGGGCAATTGTTGTTGGAGATGAATGCTGGAAACCAGTTTCATTAGTTGTCCAAAATGCAGAAGATTTATTAAAAGCTGCAAAATCAAAATATGCAATATCAACATTAGATGCATTAAGAAAAGCTGGAGAAATGGGTTTAGAGAAGGTTGCAGTTGTTGGTTTGCCATGCCAAATTAATGGGTTAAGAAAACTGCAGTACTTCCCATACTTAGCAAAGCATGATGGAGAACTTGGCAAGAACGGAAAACCAGCTAAATTACCAAAAATTGAATACTTAATTGGTTTATTCTGTACTGAGAAATTTAGATACGACAACATGAAGGAAGTTTTAGCGAAGCATGGAATAGATATTGAAAAAGTTGATAAGTTTGATATTAAGAAAGGGAAACTTCTCGTTTATATAAATGGAGAGAAGAAAGAGATTGACTTAAAAGAGTTTGAAATCTGCCCAGGATGTAAGATGTGTAGAGACTTTGATGCTGAGCTTGCGGATGTTTCAGTAGGATGTGTTGGAAGTCCAGATGGTTACTCAACAGTTATCATAAGAACTGAAAAAGGGGAAGAGATTAAAAATGCTGTTGAATTAAAAGAAGGAGTTGATATTGAAGCAATTGAGAAGTTAAGACAGATGAAATTGAAGAGATTTAAAAAAGAAATTGAGAGAAGAAAAGAAAATAACGAATATATCTCATTCTACTGGACTGCTGATTATGGGGGAATTGGGAAGAGGGCAGATGGAACTTATTTCATAAGAATTAGGGCAAAACCAGGAGGATGGTACACTGTTGAAGAAATAAAAGAAATCTTAGATATTGCAGAAAAATACAATGCTAAGATAAAAATAACTGATAGGGCTGGTTATGAACTTCATGGCATTAGTGGATTTGATGTGGAAGACATTGTTTTAAGGTTGAGAGAAAAAGGACTCATAACAGGTTCAGAGGGGCCGTTAGTTAGGGCAACATTGGCATGTCCTGGAGCTGGAAACTGTAGCAGTGGTTTAATAAACACAACGGAACTTGCCAAAATCATTGAAGATAAGTTTAAAGAAAGGCCAGCTCCATATAAGTTTAAGATTGCAATTAGCGGATGTCCAAATGGATGTGTTAGGCCACAAGTGCATGATATTGGAATAGCAGGGGTTAAATTCCCAGCTGTCAATGAAGAAAAATGTAATGGCTGTGGAAGATGTGCTGAGGTTTGTAAGGTTGAGGCAATTGATGTTAGGGGAGAAATCTCTTACACCAACTACAACGTATGTGTTGGTTGCGGTAAGTGTATTAAAAACTGTCCAAATGAGGCGAGAGAGGTTAAAGAAGAGGGATACATGGTTTATGTTGGTGGAAAGACAGGAAGGGAGGTTGTTGAAGGAATTAAAATGAAGTTAATGAGTGTTGATGAAATTATAAACTTCATTGATAAGGTGTTAGTTGTTTATAGCAAATATGCTAAAAAACCACAAAGAGAGAGATTAGCTGCTGTTATGAAAAGAGTAGGATATGGGAAGTTCTTAGAAGAAGTTATGGAATTGATGGAGAATAAGGATTAAAATATTCCTATTTTTTATTTTTAATTTTAAATTAAAATTTAAAAATCATTAATTGTTAATTTTCATCAAAAAATTTATATTATATTTTGGGTTAGTCATGAATTCCCTTTTCAGTTATTCTAAACATTGCCTCAGCATCTGGTAAATGAGGAGAGTCATAAAGCTTGGCAACTCTTTTATCTCCTTTTGCCTTTCTTAAGAATATCCTAAAAGTTGCAGCGTGCCCAACTATGTGCCCTCCAATTGCCTGTTCTGAAGGTCCAAATAAAGCATCCGGTCTTGCTGCTACTTGGTTTGTTACTATAACAACACAGTTGTATAAATCAGCTAATTTATTGAGGGTAGCCATGTGCCTACCTAACTTTTGCTGTCTCTCTGCTAATTTACCCCTACCAATGTATTCAGTTCTGAATGTTGATGTTAATGAATCAACTATAATCAGCTTTATATTATGCCCCTCTCTTATCAAATTCTCTACATTTTCAGCATATAGCATCTGCATATCTGAGTTGTAAGCCCTTGCAACAAAGATGTTGTTTAAAACCTCCTTTCCATCCAAGCCTAAAGCTTCTGCCATCTGAATAATTCTTTCTGGTCTGAATGTCCCTTCTGTGTCAATATAGACTGCCTTTGGTTCATTTAAAATCTCATCTTTTATTGAGTCATCAGCTATTATCCTATCTGGGCATTGGAGATTAACGCATGCTTGATGAGCTATCTGGGTTTTACCAGAACCAAACATTCCAGCAAACTCTGTAACTGACTGGCTCTCTAAACCTCCTCCTAATATTTCATCTAAGTTTTTACTTCCAGTTGATAACTTCCACATATTCTTTCTTTGTGATAGAACTTCAGTTCCACTCTTAAATCCTAAATTACATAGTTCTCTTGCAGCCTCAATAATTTTAGCTGCAGCTTTCTCACTAATTCCATCTATTTCTGTTAGCTCACCAATTGATGCAGTTGCGATTTTCATAAAGTCAGTATAACCAGCCTCTTTTAACTTTTCTGCAGTTGTAGGACCTACACCAGGTAGTTGAGTTAAGTCATCCATTATTATCACCATAAGCATGAATTTATAATTGTTAATATATGAATAAATTGGGAGGTAATAGATGATATTGCTAAAGAAATATATGAAGATTATCATACATCAATTGTCATATTTGACTATATAAAGATTTTGGTTTATAACTATAGTGTTTTTCAAAACATTTTGAAAGAAGCTTTTAGTAAAAGGTTCTCGAACAACCTATATTTTGTAAAAATGGCAGTTACATAAAGATTTCGAAAAAATAAATGTTTTATTGCTAATGGGCATTCTTTGGATGTCTAAATTCTAAATTTAATATATAAACTGCGGAAGTTCTAATATAAAATAATAAAAATAGATAAAAACCCATAAAGAGATAACTATAATTGTTAGGGGGTGTAAATATGATATCAAAGTATTTGGTTAGAGATGTAATGAAAAAGGGAGTCGTTGAAGTAACCTTAGATACAAAATTAAGTGAAGTTATTAAAACAATGGCAAAATATGACATATCTTCTGTTGTAGTTTCTGATGGAGAGAGATTTTGGGGGATTATAACCGATACAGATGTATTAAAACACTATCAGGAATTGGATAAAACTGCAGAGGAGATAATGACAGTTAATCCAGTAACTGTAAGTCCTGAAGCTCCATTAGAGAAGGCTATTGAGATTATGGCTGAAAAAGGCATACATCACCTATATGTTAAATCACCATGTGAAGATAAAATTGTTGGTGTTTTAAGCTCAAAAGACATTATAAAACTATTTTCTGATTTAATTGGATAGGTTTATAAACTTAATGCCTTAATTTTATTTTTTGCTTTTTTAGTAATGATTATAAGTAGTATAACATAAAAATTTAAATATATGATTATATAATTTATATTGTGGTGATAGCATGAAAGTTTATGTTGAAGGTTATGGATGTGTTTTAAACACTGCCGACACTGAAATCATAAAAAACTCTTTAAGAGAGCATGGATTTGAAATAACTGAAGATTTAGAAGAGGCTAATATAGCAATAATAAATACCTGCGTTGTTAGATTGGAAACAGAAAATAGAATGATTTACAGAATAAATGAACTTAAAAATTTAGGAAAAGAGGTTGTTATTGCTGGATGTTTACCAAAGGCATTAAAAGAGAAAGTTAAAGGATTTCTACATATATATCCAAGAGAGGCTCA encodes the following:
- the fsr gene encoding coenzyme F420-dependent sulfite reductase, with amino-acid sequence MYEWKLNEIVDSGICARCGTCTIVCPNSILTFDERPKLIEECLRKGHGMCYDVCPRVSSGKYQIKIREKFKEEYYYGKSDIEGQDGGVVTAFLKYLLENGKIDGAIVVGDECWKPVSLVVQNAEDLLKAAKSKYAISTLDALRKAGEMGLEKVAVVGLPCQINGLRKLQYFPYLAKHDGELGKNGKPAKLPKIEYLIGLFCTEKFRYDNMKEVLAKHGIDIEKVDKFDIKKGKLLVYINGEKKEIDLKEFEICPGCKMCRDFDAELADVSVGCVGSPDGYSTVIIRTEKGEEIKNAVELKEGVDIEAIEKLRQMKLKRFKKEIERRKENNEYISFYWTADYGGIGKRADGTYFIRIRAKPGGWYTVEEIKEILDIAEKYNAKIKITDRAGYELHGISGFDVEDIVLRLREKGLITGSEGPLVRATLACPGAGNCSSGLINTTELAKIIEDKFKERPAPYKFKIAISGCPNGCVRPQVHDIGIAGVKFPAVNEEKCNGCGRCAEVCKVEAIDVRGEISYTNYNVCVGCGKCIKNCPNEAREVKEEGYMVYVGGKTGREVVEGIKMKLMSVDEIINFIDKVLVVYSKYAKKPQRERLAAVMKRVGYGKFLEEVMELMENKD
- the radA gene encoding DNA repair and recombination protein RadA codes for the protein MMDDLTQLPGVGPTTAEKLKEAGYTDFMKIATASIGELTEIDGISEKAAAKIIEAARELCNLGFKSGTEVLSQRKNMWKLSTGSKNLDEILGGGLESQSVTEFAGMFGSGKTQIAHQACVNLQCPDRIIADDSIKDEILNEPKAVYIDTEGTFRPERIIQMAEALGLDGKEVLNNIFVARAYNSDMQMLYAENVENLIREGHNIKLIIVDSLTSTFRTEYIGRGKLAERQQKLGRHMATLNKLADLYNCVVIVTNQVAARPDALFGPSEQAIGGHIVGHAATFRIFLRKAKGDKRVAKLYDSPHLPDAEAMFRITEKGIHD
- a CDS encoding cyclic nucleotide-binding/CBS domain-containing protein; this translates as MISKYLVRDVMKKGVVEVTLDTKLSEVIKTMAKYDISSVVVSDGERFWGIITDTDVLKHYQELDKTAEEIMTVNPVTVSPEAPLEKAIEIMAEKGIHHLYVKSPCEDKIVGVLSSKDIIKLFSDLIG